From the genome of Vicia villosa cultivar HV-30 ecotype Madison, WI linkage group LG2, Vvil1.0, whole genome shotgun sequence, one region includes:
- the LOC131654039 gene encoding pentatricopeptide repeat-containing protein At1g52620-like yields MSKAVLSHIKPRHRLKPPSSSSLPPRIKNLITDVIHILKTHQYRDSLESRFAESEVIVSDVAHFVIDRIHDPELGLKFFDWASTIPFSSPLNGLAYSSLLKLMAKYRVISQMEFVLENMKAHNLKPTLEALNNVICVYAENGFVNRALQLFHTVRELHNCFPSVFANNSLLSCLVKNGKVDVALEVYDKMLQKGGGDGSGMDVVVDNYSTSIVVKGLCDLGKVEEGRRLINYRWGKGCVPHVVFYNVIIDGYCKMGNLKGASKVLEELKLKGFLPTLETYGALIAGFCKVGNFEVVDQLLKEMNVMGLNVNVLVFNNIMDAQYKHGLVEKAAETMIRMDEMGCEPDIRTYNILINFSCSGGRIKEAEEFLERAKERRLLPNKYSYTPIMHAYCKQGNYVKASDILFKIAESEAGGKPDLVSYGAFIHGIVTVGEIDVALMVQEKMIEKGVFPDAQIYNVLMNGLCKKGRFPAAKLLLSEMLDRNLQPDAHVYATLVDGFIRNDELDKAITLFEVVMSKGIDPGIVGYNVMIKGLCKFGKMTNAVSYLNKMKIAHHTPDEYTYSTVIDGYVKQHDLDSALKMFGQMMKQKCKPNVVAYTCLINGFCKKADMSRAEKVFRVMESFNLEPNVVTYTILIGGFCKAGKPEKAASFFELMLMRNCLPNDTTFHYLINGLTNITDSTLSRKNEEIGRSLILDFFATMISDGWSPMIAAHNSIIVCLCKHGMVDTAQLLQTKMLRKGFLMDSVCFCALLHGLCQTGKSKEWKDIISGDMKKIEFQTAFEYSLKLDKRLYQGRLSEASIILQTLIEDSKFSDQQDRDQRVTSL; encoded by the coding sequence ATGTCAAAGGCTGTTCTCTCTCATATCAAACCTCGTCACCGCCTCAAACCTCCCTCCTCTTCTTCTCTGCCTCCACGCATCAAAAACCTCATCACCGACGTTATCCATATCCTCAAAACCCATCAATATCGTGACTCTCTCGAATCACGCTTCGCTGAATCCGAAGTCATTGTCTCTGATGTTGCCCATTTCGTTATTGATCGAATTCATGACCCTGAACTTGGTTTAAAGTTTTTTGACTGGGCTTCCActattcccttttcttctcctCTTAATGGACTTGCTTATTCTTCTCTTCTCAAGCTAATGGCCAAGTATAGAGTTATCTCGCAGATGGAGTTCGTGTTGGAAAATATGAAAGCTCACAACTTGAAACCTACACTTGAAGCACTAAACAATGTTATTTGTGTGTATGCGGAAAATGGGTTTGTTAATAGAGCACTTCAGTTGTTCCATACGGTTCGTGAATTGCATAATTGTTTTCCAAGTGTGTTTGCTAACAATTCATTGCTTAGTTGTTTGGTGAAAAACGGGAAAGTTGATGTTGCACTTGAAGTGTATGATAAAATGCTTCAGAAGGGTGGTGGTGATGGTAGTGGTATGGATGTGGTTGTTGATAACTATAGTACCTCAATTGTGGTGAAGGGTTTGTGTGATCTTGGGAAGGTTGAGGAAGGTAGGAGATTGATTAATTATAGATGGGGAAAAGGTTGTGTTCCACATGTAGTGTTTTATAATGTGATCATTGATGGGTATTGCAAGATGGGTAATCTTAAAGGTGCTAGTAAAGTTCtagaggaattgaaattgaaggGCTTTTTGCCGACGTTAGAAACTTACGGGGCTTTGATTGCTGGATTTTGTAAAGTTGGGAATTTCGAAGTAGTTGATCAACTTTTGAAAGAAATGAATGTGATGGGATTGAATGTGAATGTGCTAGTGTTCAATAATATTATGGATGCTCAATACAAGCATGGTTTGGTGGAAAAAGCTGCCGAGACAATGATAAGGATGGATGAGATGGGTTGTGAACCAGATATTAGGACTTATAATATTCTGATTAACTTTTCATGTAGCGGTGGAAGGATTAAAGAAGCTGAAGAGTTCCTAGAGAGGGCAAAGGAAAGGAGATTGCTGCCTAATAAGTATAGTTATACACCCATCATGCATGCTTACTGTAAACAAGGGAATTATGTTAAGGCATCCGATATTCTTTTTAAGATTGCTGAAAGTGAAGCAGGAGGTAAACCAGACTTGGTTTCATATGGAGCTTTTATCCATGGAATTGTCACCGTTGGGGAAATTGATGTTGCACTGATGGTCCAAGAGAAAATGATTGAGAAGGGTGTATTTCCTGATGCTCAGATTTACAATGTTCTGATGAATGGTCTCTGCAAGAAAGGAAGGTTTCCTGCTGCCAAACTACTACTTTCAGAAATGCTTGATCGAAACTTACAACCTGATGCGCATGTTTATGCCACCTTGGTAGACGGGTTTATTAGAAACGATGAACTTGACAAGGCAATAACACTTTTTGAAGTTGTGATGAGTAAGGGTATAGACCCTGGCATTGTGGGGTACAACGTCATGATTAAGGGTTTATGTAAATTCGGAAAGATGACCAATGCTGTATCATACTTAAATAAGATGAAAATTGCGCATCATACTCCTGATGAATACACTTATTCCACTGTTATAGATGGATATGTAAAACAACATGACTTAGATAGTGCACTCAAGATGTTTGGACAGATGATGAAACAGAAATGCAAGCCAAACGTAGTTGCCTACACCTGCCTGATCAATGGATTCTGCAAAAAAGCAGACATGAGCAGGGCTGAAAAGGTTTTCAGAGTGATGGAATCTTTTAATTTAGAGCCTAATGTTGTCACTTACACCATACTTATTGGTGGTTTTTGTAAAGCCGGTAAACCTGAAAAAGCTGCATCATTTTTTGAGTTAATGCTGATGAGAAATTGTCTTCCAAATGATACTACATTCCATTATCTCATAAATGGCTTAACAAATATTACAGACAGTACACTTAGCAGAAAAAATGAGGAAATTGGCAGGTCCTTGATTTTGGATTTCTTTGCAACAATGATATCAGATGGATGGAGTCCAATGATTGCCGCTCATAATTCTATTATTGTTTGTCTTTGTAAGCATGGAATGGTTGACACTGCCCAGTTGTTGCAAACTAAAATGCTGAGGAAGGGATTTCTTATGGATTCTGTATGTTTCTGTGCCCTGCTACATGGCTTATGTCAAACAGGAAAGTCAAAAGAGTGGAAGGACATTATATCCGGCGATATGAAAAAGATTGAATTCCAAACTGCTTTTGAGTACTCCCTGAAATTAGACAAACGCCTTTATCAAGGAAGGCTCTCAGAGGCTTCGATTATATTACAGACCTTGATTGAAGACTCCAAGTTTTCTGATCAACAAGACAGAGATCAAAGAGTTACAAGCTTGTAG
- the LOC131654040 gene encoding uncharacterized protein At2g34160-like, protein MEVITEGVNNININNSESYKKNRIQVSNTKKPLFFYVNLAKRYMQQHNEVELSALGMAIATVVTVAEILKNNGLAVEKKIMTSTVDIKDDSRGRPVQKAKIEIVLGKTENFDELMAAAAAEDGENGDAEEQNA, encoded by the exons ATGGAAGTCATAACTGAAGGAGTAAACAACATCAACATTAATAACTCCGAATCTTACAAGAAGAATCGCATTCAAGTTTCTAACACCAAAAAACCCCTCTTTTTCTATGTTAATCTCGCCAAG AGATACATGCAACAGCATAACGAGGTGGAACTCTCAGCACTAGGAATGG CTATTGCTACTGTTGTAACTGTTGCTGAGATTTTGAAAAATAACGGGCTTGCAGTCGAAAAGA AAATCATGACATCAACTGTTGATATAAAGGATGATTCTAGAGGTAGACCTGTGCAAAaggccaag ATCGAAATAGTACTTGGAAAGACAGAAAATTTTGATGAGCTGATGGCAGCTGCGGCTGCTGAAGATGGTGAAAATGGAGATGCGGAAGAACAGAATgcttaa